The following is a genomic window from Nocardioides thalensis.
GGCGCTGTGATGGCGGGGTCCTTCGGGTCGGTCCAGTCCGCGCTGTCGGCGATCCGCTACAACGCGGTCGCGCTCGACGTCGCGAGCAACAACATCTCCAACGCCGCGACCGAGGGCTACGTACGGCGCCGCGTGCAGGCCGAGGCGCTGGGCGGACCCGAGGTCCCGGCCCTCTGGTCGCGGTACGGCGGCCACGGCGACGGGGTGCGGGTCGCCGGCATGGAGCGGATGGTCGACGGCCTCCTCGACGCCCGCGTCCGGCGCGAGCACGGCGCCCTGACCTACCTCCAGACCAGCCAGACCGTCCTCCAGCGGCTGGAGAACGGCATCGGCGAGCCCGGCCCCGACGGCGTGAGCCAGGCACTCATCGACTTCCGCAAGTCCTGGTCGGACCTCGCCAACAACCCCGGCAGCGACGCCGCCCGCCAGCAGGTGATCGGCCGCGGCTCCACGCTCGCGCTCGCGCTGCACAACCAGTACACGAACGTCACGGGCGAGGAGGCGGACCAGCGGGTCCACCTGCTGTCCGCGGTCAGCGAGGTCAACACCGCTGCGACCGACCTGGCGGCGCTCAACCAGACCATCCTCGGGCTCGAGATCAACGGCACCGACGCGTCGACCCTGCGCGACTCCCGCGACAGCCTCGCGCTGCGCCTGGCCGAGCTGACCGGGGCGTCGGTCACGGTCCGGCCCGACGGCATGTACGACGTCTCGGTGGCGGGCCAGGCGCTGGTCACCGGCGACACCGCCGGCACCCTGGCGGTCACGGGCGGCGTCCTCCCCGACGGCAGTGCCGACGGCGGGCCGATCGTGCTCGAGATCTCCCTCGGCGGCGGCAGCGCCGTCGTCCCGGCCGCCGGCCTGGGTGGGGAGACCGGCGCCGTCGTCGAGCTGCTCAGCGACACGCTGCCGACCTACCGCGCCGGGCTGAACGCTGTCGCGCTCGAGCTGGCGACCGCGGTCAACGGCCAGCACCGCGCCGGCTTCGACTCCGCCGGCGTGGCCGGCGGCGACTTCTTCGCCTTCGACCCGACCGCGCCGGCGGGC
Proteins encoded in this region:
- the flgK gene encoding flagellar hook-associated protein FlgK, whose product is MAGSFGSVQSALSAIRYNAVALDVASNNISNAATEGYVRRRVQAEALGGPEVPALWSRYGGHGDGVRVAGMERMVDGLLDARVRREHGALTYLQTSQTVLQRLENGIGEPGPDGVSQALIDFRKSWSDLANNPGSDAARQQVIGRGSTLALALHNQYTNVTGEEADQRVHLLSAVSEVNTAATDLAALNQTILGLEINGTDASTLRDSRDSLALRLAELTGASVTVRPDGMYDVSVAGQALVTGDTAGTLAVTGGVLPDGSADGGPIVLEISLGGGSAVVPAAGLGGETGAVVELLSDTLPTYRAGLNAVALELATAVNGQHRAGFDSAGVAGGDFFAFDPTAPAGSLAVAITDPALVAASGVAGARDGGNADALGEAGQVEESYQRLVNTFGTEVAALQRRTANQAALAGSVDDAWEQQAGVNLDEETVAMMTSQRAYEAAARLMTTLDEVLDTLINRTGLVGR